One Archangium lipolyticum DNA segment encodes these proteins:
- a CDS encoding spinster family MFS transporter encodes MSTPSAVAAPNASAPTAARTSYYALLILSLINLVNYLDRYIVTVALPYIQKDFQLNNTQSGMLGSFFIIVFMLASPLGGFLGDRIQRRWLVAAGVVLWSLATGASGLATTFAMLMVARACVGIGEAGYGAVAPSIISDLFPREQRTRVLSFFYIAIPVGAAAGYGLGGWLSEAYSWHVAFFVGGAPGLVLGAMAFFMPEPERGAMDGPEAQAKLPFLVGLKGLARNTPFWWTTTGYTLMTFAIGGLAFWLPSFLVNERGLAADKAGFLSGAVTALAGLLGTMAGGWLGDKMDRRMQGGGLRMSGVGLVLAAPLMFLAVKVHALGPMFAIIFLAQFLIFLNSGPINAAIVNGVPPAFRAFAMGLNVLFIHMLGDAISPTAIGKLADLTTLGFAIELNAIPVLLGGLALLMAGKLFKHVTA; translated from the coding sequence ATGAGCACCCCCTCCGCCGTGGCCGCGCCCAACGCTTCCGCCCCCACCGCCGCGCGCACGAGCTACTACGCGCTGCTCATCCTCTCCCTCATCAACCTGGTCAACTACCTCGACCGGTACATCGTCACGGTCGCCCTGCCGTACATCCAGAAGGACTTCCAGCTCAACAACACCCAGTCGGGCATGCTGGGCAGCTTCTTCATCATCGTCTTCATGCTGGCCTCGCCGCTGGGCGGGTTCCTGGGAGACCGGATCCAGCGCCGCTGGCTGGTGGCCGCGGGCGTGGTGCTGTGGAGCCTGGCCACGGGGGCCTCGGGGCTGGCGACCACCTTCGCCATGCTGATGGTGGCGCGGGCCTGCGTGGGCATCGGCGAGGCGGGGTACGGCGCGGTGGCCCCGTCCATCATCTCCGACCTCTTCCCGCGCGAGCAGCGCACGCGGGTGCTGTCCTTCTTCTACATCGCCATTCCCGTGGGAGCGGCGGCGGGCTACGGGCTGGGCGGGTGGCTGAGCGAGGCCTACTCGTGGCACGTGGCCTTCTTCGTGGGCGGTGCGCCGGGCCTGGTGCTGGGCGCGATGGCCTTCTTCATGCCCGAGCCCGAGCGCGGGGCCATGGATGGGCCCGAGGCCCAGGCGAAGCTGCCCTTCCTCGTGGGCCTGAAGGGACTGGCTCGCAATACCCCCTTCTGGTGGACCACGACGGGCTACACGCTGATGACGTTCGCCATCGGCGGGCTCGCGTTCTGGCTGCCCTCCTTCCTCGTCAATGAGCGCGGATTGGCCGCGGACAAGGCGGGCTTCCTCTCCGGTGCCGTCACCGCCCTGGCGGGCCTGCTCGGGACGATGGCCGGTGGCTGGCTGGGCGACAAGATGGACCGGCGGATGCAGGGCGGCGGCCTGCGCATGTCGGGGGTGGGGCTGGTGCTCGCCGCGCCGCTCATGTTCCTGGCGGTGAAGGTGCACGCGCTCGGGCCCATGTTCGCCATCATCTTCCTGGCGCAGTTCCTCATCTTCCTCAACAGCGGCCCCATCAACGCGGCCATCGTCAACGGCGTGCCGCCCGCCTTCCGCGCCTTCGCCATGGGATTGAACGTGCTGTTCATCCACATGCTGGGGGACGCCATCTCGCCCACCGCCATCGGCAAGCTGGCCGACCTGACCACCCTGGGCTTCGCCATCGAGCTCAATGCCATCCCGGTGCTGCTGGGCGGGCTGGCCCTCCTGATGGCGGGCAAGCTGTTCAAGCACGTCACGGCGTGA
- a CDS encoding NADH:flavin oxidoreductase/NADH oxidase — translation MASVLFTPIQLRGVTLKNRIVVSPMCQYSSEDGFANDWHFVHLGTRAVGGAGLIIFEATAVEAIGRISPQDLGLWKDEHIAPLERITRFIHEHGSVAGIQLAHAGRKASTARPWEGGAPIAPTAKNGWKPVGPSPIPFDPEHTVPEALDEAGIQRVIRAFVDATERARAAGFRQVEIHAAHGYLLHEFLSPLSNQRTDRYGGSFENRVRLTREVVQAVRKKWPEDLPLFVRISATDWAEGGWNLDESVALAKLLKQDGADLIDCSSGALVPGVKIPAGPGYQTPFAERIRKEAGIATGAVGFIRAALQADHIVRTEQADLVILARELLRDPYWPLHAARELHAKVAWPPQYERAQD, via the coding sequence ATGGCCAGTGTGCTGTTCACCCCGATACAACTGCGCGGGGTGACCCTGAAGAACCGCATCGTCGTGTCACCGATGTGCCAGTACTCGAGCGAAGACGGCTTCGCCAACGACTGGCACTTCGTCCACCTGGGCACCCGGGCCGTCGGAGGCGCGGGGCTCATCATCTTCGAGGCCACGGCGGTCGAGGCCATCGGCCGCATCTCGCCGCAGGACCTCGGGCTCTGGAAGGACGAGCACATCGCACCGCTCGAGCGGATCACCCGGTTCATCCACGAGCACGGGTCCGTGGCCGGCATCCAGCTCGCGCACGCGGGGCGCAAGGCGTCCACGGCGCGTCCCTGGGAGGGCGGTGCGCCCATCGCGCCCACCGCGAAGAACGGATGGAAGCCCGTCGGGCCGAGCCCCATCCCGTTCGACCCGGAGCACACGGTGCCGGAGGCGCTCGATGAAGCGGGCATCCAGCGCGTCATCCGCGCCTTCGTCGACGCCACCGAGCGCGCGCGGGCCGCGGGCTTCCGCCAGGTGGAGATCCACGCCGCGCACGGCTACCTGCTGCACGAGTTCCTCTCGCCGCTGTCCAATCAGCGCACGGACCGCTACGGCGGCTCGTTCGAGAACCGCGTGCGGCTCACCCGCGAGGTGGTGCAGGCGGTGCGCAAGAAGTGGCCCGAGGACCTGCCCCTCTTCGTGCGCATCTCCGCCACGGACTGGGCCGAGGGGGGCTGGAACCTCGATGAGTCCGTGGCCCTCGCGAAGCTGCTGAAGCAGGACGGCGCGGATCTCATCGACTGCTCCTCGGGAGCCCTGGTGCCCGGGGTGAAGATTCCCGCCGGGCCCGGCTATCAGACGCCCTTCGCCGAGCGCATCCGCAAGGAGGCCGGCATCGCCACGGGCGCCGTGGGCTTCATCCGCGCCGCGCTCCAGGCGGACCACATCGTGCGCACGGAGCAGGCGGACCTGGTCATCCTCGCGCGCGAGTTGCTACGAGACCCGTACTGGCCCCTGCACGCGGCACGCGAGCTCCACGCGAAGGTAGCGTGGCCGCCGCAGTACGAGCGCGCACAGGACTGA
- a CDS encoding Kelch repeat-containing protein: protein MSPSESSSSGRVPHPGIWLEDFSLVAVPGGALLAGGGAWHPDGIGAVNRPSAFAAFWDASKREWLELPPLPRPMTDHAAVRLPDGRVLLMGGRQAEVVEMKTTLFWEPGDRRFHEGPPLLVARSGPIARLLPDGAVLVLGSDFDDDMERGTRAELLRPGASAWEPAGQTVRLFHTGPVCVSGNRVVIAGGRDNGFGFAIIDGVHYAPPLDQATEIWERESLSWRTASPLTQSRDEAQGVTLSDGRILVVGGWHEGQPLTSAEVWDPRTESWSPTGELALPRSGFTLTALPDGRAAVSGGLTGSFENTGSVEIWDPVRGEWAPGPSLAVPRSGHRVVEVGGGTFLVVSSTRDSAGGLETTWETWRPA, encoded by the coding sequence ATGTCCCCATCCGAGTCCTCCTCTTCTGGAAGAGTCCCCCATCCAGGCATCTGGCTCGAGGACTTCAGCCTGGTGGCGGTTCCTGGCGGCGCGCTCCTCGCGGGCGGAGGGGCGTGGCATCCGGATGGGATCGGTGCCGTGAACCGGCCTTCCGCTTTCGCGGCGTTCTGGGACGCCTCGAAGCGGGAGTGGCTCGAGCTGCCGCCCCTGCCCCGGCCCATGACCGACCATGCCGCGGTCCGCCTTCCGGACGGGCGCGTGCTGCTCATGGGGGGACGCCAGGCCGAAGTCGTGGAGATGAAAACCACGCTCTTCTGGGAACCGGGAGACCGGCGTTTCCATGAGGGTCCTCCGCTCCTCGTGGCACGCAGCGGGCCCATCGCCCGTCTCCTCCCAGATGGCGCGGTGCTGGTGCTGGGCTCCGACTTCGACGACGACATGGAGCGAGGAACACGGGCGGAGCTGCTGCGGCCCGGTGCGAGCGCCTGGGAGCCCGCGGGTCAAACCGTGCGGCTCTTCCACACGGGACCCGTGTGCGTGAGTGGAAACCGCGTGGTCATCGCGGGAGGCCGGGACAACGGCTTCGGCTTCGCCATCATCGACGGAGTCCACTACGCCCCACCCCTCGACCAGGCGACGGAGATCTGGGAACGCGAAAGCCTCTCATGGCGGACGGCGAGCCCCCTGACGCAGTCACGGGATGAGGCTCAGGGAGTCACGCTCTCAGACGGGCGCATCCTCGTCGTGGGCGGGTGGCACGAAGGCCAGCCCCTGACCTCCGCCGAGGTGTGGGATCCCCGAACCGAGAGCTGGAGCCCGACCGGCGAGCTCGCGCTCCCGCGCTCCGGATTCACCCTGACAGCGCTCCCCGATGGGCGCGCCGCGGTCTCTGGAGGGCTCACCGGCTCGTTCGAGAACACGGGGTCGGTGGAGATCTGGGATCCCGTCCGAGGCGAGTGGGCCCCCGGCCCCTCACTTGCCGTGCCACGCTCGGGGCACCGGGTCGTGGAAGTGGGCGGCGGAACCTTCCTGGTGGTGAGTAGCACCCGGGACTCAGCTGGCGGCCTGGAGACCACCTGGGAGACCTGGCGGCCCGCCTGA
- a CDS encoding arylamine N-acetyltransferase family protein: MDISLYLQRLGYEGPLTPTRETLRGLHVRHLESVPFENLDIHSRRPIVLDEAAFFDKVVRGRRGGFCYELNGLFAVLLRTLGFRVTYLSGRVSPDGIQCSGPEFDHLLLEVALDEGVWLVDVGFGDGFAEPLPLVPGQWASGGQMFRLEQRGSDWLLWQEEPGGARKLLYAFSRVPRRLEEFSEMCRYHQTSPDSFFLKNTLCSLKTAKGRVTLSGSRLILTEAGQREVRMLGTAEDVERALLEHFGIPRGALVSSGGPPGLPGGLQAAS, from the coding sequence ATGGATATCAGTCTGTACCTTCAGCGATTGGGGTACGAGGGGCCGCTGACGCCCACGCGGGAAACCCTGCGGGGGCTGCACGTCAGGCACCTCGAATCCGTTCCCTTCGAGAACCTCGATATTCATAGCCGGCGCCCCATCGTCCTTGATGAAGCTGCCTTCTTCGACAAGGTCGTCCGGGGCCGTCGCGGCGGGTTCTGCTACGAGCTGAACGGCCTGTTCGCCGTGCTCCTGCGCACCCTCGGCTTCCGGGTGACGTACCTGTCCGGGCGGGTGTCACCGGACGGGATCCAGTGCTCCGGTCCCGAGTTCGACCACCTCCTCCTGGAGGTCGCTCTCGATGAGGGAGTGTGGCTCGTGGACGTGGGCTTCGGTGATGGCTTCGCGGAGCCGCTTCCCCTCGTTCCAGGGCAGTGGGCCTCGGGTGGACAGATGTTCCGCCTGGAGCAGCGCGGGAGCGATTGGCTGCTCTGGCAGGAAGAACCAGGAGGGGCGCGGAAGCTCCTCTATGCGTTCTCGCGCGTGCCAAGGCGGTTGGAGGAGTTCTCGGAGATGTGCCGGTACCACCAGACCTCACCCGACTCGTTCTTCCTCAAGAACACGCTCTGCTCGCTCAAGACCGCCAAGGGGCGGGTGACGCTGAGCGGAAGTCGGCTCATCCTCACGGAGGCGGGACAGCGCGAGGTGCGGATGCTCGGCACGGCGGAGGATGTCGAGCGGGCCCTGCTCGAGCACTTCGGAATCCCTCGCGGAGCCCTCGTTTCATCAGGCGGGCCGCCAGGTCTCCCAGGTGGTCTCCAGGCCGCCAGCTGA
- a CDS encoding lysophospholipid acyltransferase family protein: MFYGIVRAVVALALRLFYRVKVNAPSAEPEGPVIFVGNHPNGLIDPALVFILTRRHVTFLAKEPLFRIPVIGWLLKGLGALPVYRKQDDPSQMGKNEGTLDAARGALVQGRAITLFPEGKSHSEPSLAELKTGAARIALGAAKQGAPVRIVPVGLTYADKHLFRSEVLIEMGAPIEVRDFLPADAAGEVESVRKLTERIAGGLKSVTLNLEQWEDLPLIQLSEQLYAFRQKEQVDPERLKHWARGLQIFRSEQPERFERMRGHLMSFHRRLALVRGDPTDLMLEYRTGPVARFVLKNLALLVFGLPLFATGLALFYVPYLLPRWASRKAELDVQATVKFLTALVTSLTWWAVLTVGAWLWRGPALGVPVLLGVPPLALLTLYLSERWLVVLRDVSVFFTLGSRVRLKALLLNEGERLAAEVEQLAGEYRPRLEQPVAPLAMVAGR, translated from the coding sequence GTGTTCTACGGCATCGTGCGTGCGGTCGTGGCCCTGGCGCTTCGGCTCTTCTACCGGGTGAAGGTGAATGCCCCCTCGGCCGAGCCCGAGGGCCCGGTCATCTTCGTGGGCAACCACCCCAATGGACTCATCGACCCGGCGCTGGTCTTCATCCTCACGCGCCGGCACGTGACGTTCCTGGCCAAGGAGCCTCTCTTCCGGATTCCTGTCATCGGCTGGCTGCTGAAGGGGCTGGGCGCACTGCCGGTGTACCGCAAGCAGGACGACCCCTCGCAGATGGGGAAGAACGAGGGGACGCTGGACGCGGCGCGCGGGGCGCTGGTGCAGGGGCGGGCCATCACCTTGTTCCCCGAGGGAAAGAGCCACTCGGAGCCCTCGCTGGCGGAGCTGAAGACGGGGGCGGCGCGCATCGCGCTCGGGGCGGCGAAGCAGGGAGCGCCGGTGCGCATCGTCCCGGTGGGCCTCACGTACGCGGACAAGCACCTGTTCCGCAGCGAGGTGCTCATCGAGATGGGCGCGCCCATCGAGGTGCGGGACTTCCTCCCGGCGGACGCGGCGGGCGAGGTGGAGTCGGTGCGCAAGCTCACCGAGCGCATCGCCGGGGGGCTGAAGTCGGTCACGCTCAACCTGGAGCAGTGGGAGGATCTGCCGCTCATCCAGCTGTCCGAGCAGCTCTACGCGTTCCGGCAGAAGGAGCAGGTGGACCCCGAGCGGCTGAAGCACTGGGCGCGGGGGCTGCAGATCTTCCGCTCCGAGCAGCCCGAGCGTTTCGAGCGGATGCGCGGGCACCTGATGTCCTTCCATCGGCGGCTGGCCCTGGTGCGGGGAGACCCCACGGACCTGATGCTGGAGTACCGGACCGGCCCGGTGGCGCGGTTCGTGCTGAAGAACCTGGCGCTGCTCGTGTTCGGGCTGCCGCTGTTCGCCACGGGGCTCGCGCTGTTCTACGTGCCGTACCTGTTGCCGAGGTGGGCGAGCCGGAAGGCCGAGCTGGACGTGCAGGCCACGGTGAAGTTCCTCACGGCGCTGGTGACGTCGCTGACGTGGTGGGCGGTGCTGACGGTGGGGGCGTGGCTGTGGCGCGGGCCCGCGCTGGGCGTGCCGGTGCTGCTGGGCGTGCCGCCGCTGGCGCTCCTCACCCTGTACCTGTCCGAGCGGTGGCTGGTGGTGCTGCGGGACGTGTCCGTGTTCTTCACGCTGGGCAGCCGGGTGCGGTTGAAGGCCCTGCTGCTCAACGAGGGGGAGCGCCTGGCGGCGGAGGTGGAGCAGCTGGCGGGGGAGTACCGGCCTCGATTGGAGCAGCCCGTCGCGCCATTAGCTATGGTAGCAGGGCGGTGA
- a CDS encoding amidohydrolase family protein: MTPLIRARVGALAALVLHAALGCAHTPAPVSPPSVFVLDGARVFDGEALSSGPATVVIEGERIRAVGPRGSIQVPAKAQVLDYSGKTIIPGLISAHSHVGNVSGVETGRRFYTRENVSRQLARYLDYGVTTINSLGLNPPLFYTLRRELSRNTSGADLHGAGPGIGAPLGAPPARGMGLEDDQVARPETAEAAREAVRDMAAQGVDMVKLWVDSMNGGLPKLSPEIYRAAIDEAHRHGLRAAAHIHDLEDAKAVVEAGVDVIAHGVRDQPVDDAFIQAMKARGVWYIPTLNLDEANYIYAEHPAWMDEPFFRAAVDPALRSRFDSPEWRRETLASQAAEKARRAVTLNLENLSTLHRAGVKLGFGTDSGALPQRIPGFAEHRELELMTQAGLTPAQALRVATRDSAELLGLKDQGSIAPGQVADLVVLDSDPTQDIRNTRSISAVWRRGVRVRGPVTPE, from the coding sequence ATGACCCCTCTCATCCGCGCCCGGGTGGGTGCCCTCGCGGCGCTCGTCCTCCACGCGGCCCTTGGTTGTGCCCATACACCGGCCCCGGTCTCACCTCCCTCCGTGTTCGTCCTGGATGGCGCCCGTGTCTTCGACGGCGAGGCCCTGAGCAGTGGCCCGGCAACGGTGGTGATCGAGGGCGAACGCATTCGTGCCGTCGGCCCGCGTGGCTCGATCCAGGTTCCAGCCAAAGCACAGGTGCTCGACTACTCCGGCAAGACGATCATCCCGGGGCTGATCTCGGCCCACTCCCACGTCGGCAACGTCTCGGGCGTGGAGACGGGGCGGCGCTTCTACACCCGCGAGAACGTCTCCCGGCAGTTGGCCCGGTATCTCGACTACGGCGTGACGACCATCAATTCACTGGGCCTCAACCCGCCCCTGTTCTACACGCTGCGGCGGGAGCTGAGCCGCAACACCAGCGGCGCGGACCTCCATGGCGCCGGGCCCGGTATTGGCGCTCCACTGGGCGCGCCACCGGCGCGCGGCATGGGTCTCGAGGACGACCAGGTCGCTCGTCCCGAGACGGCCGAGGCCGCCCGCGAGGCGGTGCGCGACATGGCCGCGCAAGGCGTGGACATGGTGAAGCTCTGGGTCGACAGCATGAATGGCGGGCTGCCCAAGCTGAGCCCCGAGATCTACCGCGCGGCGATCGACGAGGCCCATCGCCACGGCCTGCGGGCCGCCGCCCACATCCACGACCTGGAAGACGCCAAGGCGGTGGTCGAAGCGGGGGTGGATGTGATTGCCCACGGGGTGAGGGATCAGCCGGTGGACGACGCCTTCATCCAGGCCATGAAGGCACGCGGTGTCTGGTACATCCCCACCCTCAACCTGGACGAGGCGAACTACATCTACGCCGAGCACCCCGCCTGGATGGACGAGCCCTTCTTCCGCGCCGCGGTGGACCCGGCCCTGCGAAGCCGTTTCGATTCACCCGAGTGGCGGCGCGAGACGCTCGCCAGCCAGGCAGCGGAGAAAGCACGGAGGGCGGTGACGCTCAATCTGGAGAACCTGAGCACCCTGCACCGGGCGGGCGTGAAGCTCGGCTTCGGCACCGACTCTGGCGCGCTGCCCCAGCGCATTCCCGGCTTCGCCGAGCACCGCGAGCTCGAGCTGATGACCCAGGCCGGCCTGACACCGGCCCAGGCCCTGCGCGTGGCGACGCGCGACTCGGCCGAGCTGTTGGGCTTGAAGGACCAGGGCTCGATCGCCCCGGGCCAGGTGGCGGATCTGGTGGTGCTGGATTCCGACCCGACCCAGGACATCCGCAACACCCGGAGCATCTCCGCCGTCTGGCGGCGAGGCGTCCGGGTGCGCGGGCCGGTGACTCCCGAGTAG
- a CDS encoding glycoside hydrolase family 5 protein, translating to MKRNSFLGLLPELAWLRGLCLAALLSGCGDPQVQPEPPVENPDRQTPADGTQNPGNGTQNPGDGAVDQASPVGLHGQLKIVGNQLQDQHGAQVQLKGMSLFWSQWGGAFYNASVVNSLADGWKVSVVRAAMAVENGGYLTNPTAEKERVKTVVNAAIAKGIYVIIDWHDHNATQHTQQAKAFFTEMAQLYGNKPNVIFEIFNEPDGESWGEIKSYALEVIGAIRATGANNVVVVGTPTWSQDVNVAADSPITQYSNVAYTLHFYAGTHRQFLRDKATYALNKGIALFVTEFGTCDASGNGGLDLAESQLWMDFLNSRKLSWANWSLFDKPETASALKPGSSTTGPWPDSALTPSGAFIKQKLLQ from the coding sequence GTGAAAAGGAATTCATTTTTGGGGTTGTTGCCGGAGCTGGCGTGGTTGCGTGGCCTGTGCCTGGCGGCGCTGCTGAGTGGGTGTGGTGACCCGCAGGTCCAACCCGAGCCGCCGGTGGAGAACCCGGACCGCCAGACCCCGGCAGACGGGACGCAGAACCCAGGGAATGGGACGCAGAACCCGGGGGACGGGGCGGTCGATCAGGCTTCACCCGTGGGCCTGCACGGTCAACTCAAGATCGTGGGCAACCAGCTTCAGGACCAGCACGGAGCACAGGTCCAGCTCAAGGGCATGAGCCTCTTCTGGAGCCAGTGGGGCGGCGCCTTCTACAACGCGTCCGTCGTCAACTCACTGGCGGATGGCTGGAAGGTCTCTGTCGTCCGCGCCGCGATGGCGGTGGAGAACGGCGGCTATCTCACCAACCCGACGGCCGAGAAGGAGCGGGTGAAGACTGTCGTCAACGCGGCCATCGCCAAGGGCATCTATGTGATCATCGACTGGCATGATCACAACGCCACCCAACACACCCAGCAGGCCAAGGCCTTCTTCACCGAGATGGCGCAGCTCTACGGGAACAAGCCCAACGTCATCTTCGAGATCTTCAATGAGCCGGACGGCGAGTCCTGGGGCGAGATAAAGAGCTACGCCCTGGAGGTCATCGGTGCCATCCGGGCCACGGGTGCCAACAACGTGGTGGTGGTGGGCACGCCGACCTGGTCGCAGGACGTGAACGTGGCCGCCGATAGCCCGATCACGCAGTACTCCAACGTGGCCTACACCCTTCATTTCTACGCGGGCACGCACAGGCAGTTCTTGCGGGACAAGGCCACGTATGCCTTGAACAAGGGCATTGCCCTGTTCGTGACCGAGTTTGGCACTTGCGACGCGTCTGGGAATGGTGGGCTCGACCTGGCCGAGTCCCAGCTCTGGATGGATTTCCTGAACAGCCGCAAGCTGAGCTGGGCCAACTGGTCGCTCTTCGACAAGCCCGAGACCGCCTCGGCGCTCAAGCCTGGCTCGAGCACCACCGGCCCCTGGCCGGACTCGGCGCTGACCCCGTCGGGCGCCTTCATCAAGCAGAAGCTGCTTCAGTAG
- a CDS encoding alpha-amylase family glycosyl hydrolase → MHGPPESPPPAWVRDAIFYHVYPLGACGAPATNDFQSAPVARLDRLLPWLDSWKALGVTAVYLGPVFESSSHGYDTADYFRVDRRLGEEGTLVRLVDELHARGMRVVLDAVFNHVGRAFWAFKDLREKGPSSAYKAWFSGLRFDARNRFGDPFVYEGWHGVEDLVKLNLREEGVRQHLFDAVAFWVERFKIDGLRLDAADAMDPVFFDALAAFCRGLPRDLWLMGEVIHGDYRQWARPGRLHSTTDYSLWKALWSSHNDKNYFELAHALKRQVGPSGMYEHLTLYTFADNHDVNRAASLLKESRHLPLLYLLLFTLPGVPSLYYGGEWGQTGRKEGGDDRPLRPVLPEPPGPASPLRETLTRLTTLRHQQELLRRGSYRELVVRSEQLAFAREGGRESLVVAVNAAPAPAEMDVPMTGAPDGEWIDLLEPGRRFPLRGGRLQLGALPPAWGRVLRRA, encoded by the coding sequence ATGCACGGACCTCCCGAGTCTCCTCCGCCCGCCTGGGTGCGCGACGCGATCTTCTACCACGTGTACCCGCTGGGGGCCTGTGGCGCGCCCGCCACCAATGACTTCCAGAGCGCGCCCGTGGCCCGGCTGGACCGGCTCCTGCCCTGGCTCGACTCCTGGAAGGCCCTGGGCGTCACCGCCGTCTACCTGGGCCCGGTCTTCGAGTCCTCCTCACACGGCTACGACACCGCGGACTACTTCCGGGTGGACCGGCGCCTGGGGGAGGAGGGCACGCTCGTTCGCCTGGTGGACGAGCTGCATGCGCGGGGGATGCGGGTGGTGCTCGACGCGGTCTTCAACCACGTGGGCCGGGCCTTCTGGGCCTTCAAGGATCTGCGGGAGAAGGGGCCCTCCTCGGCGTACAAGGCGTGGTTCTCGGGCCTGCGCTTCGATGCACGCAACCGCTTCGGAGACCCCTTCGTGTACGAGGGCTGGCACGGAGTGGAGGACCTGGTGAAGCTGAACCTCCGTGAGGAGGGAGTTCGCCAGCACCTCTTCGACGCCGTGGCCTTCTGGGTGGAGCGCTTCAAGATCGACGGCCTGCGCCTCGATGCCGCGGACGCCATGGACCCCGTGTTCTTCGATGCGCTCGCCGCCTTCTGCCGGGGGCTCCCTCGAGACCTCTGGCTGATGGGCGAGGTCATCCACGGCGACTACCGCCAGTGGGCCCGGCCGGGGAGGCTGCACTCCACCACGGACTACTCGTTGTGGAAGGCGCTGTGGTCGAGTCACAACGACAAGAACTACTTCGAGCTGGCCCATGCCCTGAAGCGGCAGGTCGGCCCGAGCGGGATGTACGAGCACCTGACGCTCTACACCTTCGCGGACAACCACGACGTGAACCGGGCGGCGAGCCTGCTGAAGGAGTCCCGCCACCTCCCGCTGCTCTACCTGCTGCTCTTCACGCTCCCCGGCGTGCCGTCCCTCTATTACGGCGGTGAGTGGGGGCAGACCGGGCGCAAGGAGGGCGGTGACGACCGGCCCCTCCGGCCCGTCCTGCCCGAACCGCCAGGCCCGGCGAGCCCCCTGCGCGAGACGCTCACCCGCCTCACCACGCTCCGGCACCAGCAGGAGCTCCTGCGGCGCGGGAGCTACCGCGAGCTGGTGGTCCGCTCCGAGCAACTGGCCTTCGCACGGGAGGGCGGGCGCGAGTCCCTCGTGGTGGCGGTGAACGCCGCCCCGGCTCCCGCGGAGATGGACGTGCCCATGACGGGCGCACCGGATGGCGAGTGGATCGATCTCCTGGAACCCGGGCGCCGGTTCCCGCTGCGCGGAGGGCGTCTCCAGCTCGGGGCGTTGCCTCCCGCTTGGGGCCGGGTGCTGCGCCGGGCGTGA
- a CDS encoding glycerophosphodiester phosphodiesterase: MTGCEEEPKPTPEPVTKALVVGHRGASALRPEHTLEAYRKAVQDGADIIEPDLVSTKDGVLVARHENEISGTTNVEQVAKFADRKKTKMIDGQPLTGWFTEDFTLAELKELRARERIPASRPGNTQYDGQFEVPTLAEVIALAKELSAQTGRTIHLYPETKHPTYFQSIGLALEDRLITELKKDEFTASKATVYIQSFEVANLKEIREKIGNSQPNWKLVQLMEEETRKPYDFVKSGDSRTYADLMTEAGMKEIATYANGVGPYKLSIINVDSSGAFQQPTALVRNAHAAGLVVFPYTFRPENAFLPTPLKVEGPASTHHAAGSIKEIQAYLDAGIDGFFTDDPAVGRQAVDTYKR, from the coding sequence ATGACCGGCTGTGAAGAGGAGCCCAAGCCCACCCCCGAGCCCGTCACCAAGGCGCTCGTGGTCGGCCACCGAGGCGCCAGCGCGCTGCGGCCCGAGCACACGCTGGAGGCCTACCGCAAGGCCGTCCAGGACGGCGCGGACATCATCGAGCCGGATCTCGTGTCCACGAAGGACGGCGTGCTCGTGGCCCGTCACGAGAACGAGATCTCCGGCACCACGAACGTGGAGCAGGTGGCGAAGTTCGCGGACCGCAAGAAGACGAAGATGATCGACGGCCAGCCGCTCACCGGCTGGTTCACCGAGGATTTCACGCTCGCCGAGCTCAAGGAGCTGCGTGCGCGTGAGCGCATCCCCGCCTCCCGCCCCGGCAACACGCAGTATGACGGTCAGTTCGAGGTCCCCACGCTGGCCGAGGTGATCGCGCTGGCCAAGGAGCTGTCGGCCCAGACCGGCCGCACGATCCACCTCTATCCGGAGACCAAGCACCCGACGTACTTCCAGTCCATTGGTCTCGCGCTGGAGGATCGGCTGATCACCGAGCTGAAGAAGGACGAGTTCACCGCGAGCAAGGCCACCGTCTACATCCAGTCCTTCGAGGTCGCGAACCTGAAGGAGATCCGCGAGAAGATCGGCAACTCGCAGCCGAACTGGAAGCTGGTGCAGCTGATGGAGGAGGAGACGCGGAAGCCCTACGACTTCGTCAAGTCGGGCGACTCGCGCACCTACGCCGATCTCATGACGGAGGCGGGCATGAAGGAGATCGCCACCTATGCCAACGGCGTCGGGCCCTACAAGCTGAGCATCATCAACGTGGACAGCTCGGGTGCGTTCCAGCAGCCGACGGCGCTCGTGCGCAACGCGCACGCGGCGGGCCTGGTGGTGTTCCCGTACACCTTCCGCCCGGAGAACGCCTTCCTGCCCACGCCGCTCAAGGTGGAGGGTCCGGCCAGCACGCATCATGCGGCCGGCTCCATCAAGGAGATCCAGGCGTATCTCGACGCCGGCATCGACGGCTTCTTCACCGACGATCCCGCGGTGGGCCGTCAGGCGGTGGATACGTACAAGCGCTGA